A stretch of Lathyrus oleraceus cultivar Zhongwan6 chromosome 6, CAAS_Psat_ZW6_1.0, whole genome shotgun sequence DNA encodes these proteins:
- the LOC127092422 gene encoding ribonuclease S-7, which translates to MALSSSVMSVVIVLIGIAFSLNMCVGTYDYLSLSLQWQPGYCRRTDIKIKCQNSLTVPNNFIIHGLWPSNHLDPQPEYCWTGDKQAQTLNTKTIPKDLQTKLKISWTSAIGDNEMFWKYEWSKHGTCYYDGKKHRQFTYFNTAYKFWNGFNLFNTLKAEGIVPVSGLGKQYTTEAATKAIKKHYTKDTVTFTPRFMCSNSPPNELYEIIMCLDHDGMSAINCTMPSSCGNLFLWKL; encoded by the exons ATGGCTTTATCATCATCAGTAATGAGTGTAGTAATAGTCTTAATAGGCATTGCATTTTCACTTAATATGTGTGTAGGAACTTATGACTATCTGTCGTTGAGTCTTCAATGGCAACCCGGATACTGCAGGAGGACCGATATTAAAATTAAATGTCAAAACAGTCTAACAGTGCCTAACAATTTTATTATACATGGTTTATGGCCTTCCAACCACTTGGATCCTCAGCCAGAATATTGCTGGACCGGAGACAAGCAGGCACAAACTTTGAATACGAAAACG ATTCCAAAAGATTTACAAACTAAGCTCAAGATATCATGGACAAGTGCAATAGGAGATAATGAAATGTTCTGGAAATATGAATGGTCGAAGCATGGAACATGTTACTACGATGGGAAGAAGCATAGGCAATTTACATACTTCAATACAGCATACAAGTTTTGGAATGGATTTAACCTTTTTAATACACTCAAGGCAGAAGGGATTGTCCCTGTTTCAGGATTAGGCAAGCAGTACACTACAGAGGCTGCAACAAAAGCCATCAAAAAGCACTACACCAAAGACACTGTTACATTCACTCCTCGATTCATGTGTTCTAATTCTCCACCAAATGAGTTATATGAAATTATTATGTGTTTGGATCATGACGGAATGAGTGCCATCAACTGTACAATGCCTTCATCTTGTGGCAACTTATTTTTATggaaattataa